In a single window of the Novipirellula galeiformis genome:
- a CDS encoding PSD1 and planctomycete cytochrome C domain-containing protein, producing MSTMIHLRYVVGWAFVVAFAANVPAQPVDFGRDVRPILSDHCFACHGPDEEHREADLRLDASVGVLSVVQPEQVDQSELISRILSDDADTLMPPPKFGKPLSQAQIEILKQWVAQGATYGEHWAFETPQKKSVPAVAMPSATEAIDAFIDAELRRIGLPPNAAADRRTLLRRVSLDLTGLPPSQRDAEQFLNDTSAEAYERLVDRLLQSHHYGEHMARYWLDLVRYGDTHGLHLDNFREMWLYRDWVIDAFNENMPMDQFITEQLAGDLLPEATVSQKIASGFNRLNVSTNEGGSIVEEVFARNVIDRTDAFGTIFLGLTTGCSVCHDHKFDPITAADYYSLSAFFNSLDGKAMDGNIKDSPPSIQVGTPEQLKEVAEFDQAIKEIRQQMEGPLETVDQAQLIWESSLGTTPKSEWTQLTPATATSEANVEMRIREDQAVEVAGKVAAKDTTTIEMPLPANEPWKALRLEVLTDTPEQRAGLASNGNAVLSEIVVEMQHGDDPTQWIPVPIRAAIADIEQPGGSFAVKYAIDGKLTPSEGWAIGGHQQTGSRTAWFDLGTLFSETAAAKLRVQLKYQSQFAQHQFRAVRFSLSTTMPSTPESHRVQRGPIHSVGPFPVATTELSYEQTFASQAAAFDAKETFLYEDRNFEWQQRDDLSEVVVNTLATVADQGSVNLLHQTVTSPTAQKITLLLGTSDGHVVYLNGKQIGISQGAQELDPLGKELELDLKAGDNELYIKVVNHDGPSLISFAYRSPVVEVSPSLAALVKTPPADRLPADRDALRKYYRSVYCSHPDWLVLVDQEKGMMAAAEKIRSEFPSTLIWKELETPRQAHIMLRGAYDQLGAAVPRATPAFLPPMDESDPKDRLGLAKWLLADEHPLTSRVAVNRFWQQVFGTGIVKTSEDFGSQGQQPSHPDLLDWLAVDFREQGWDIKRLMKSIVMSDAYQRSARSEPIHQKLDPGNRLLARGPRFRLDGEMLRDQSLALSGLLVDQMGGPSVKPPQPDGLWLAVGYSGSNTVRFKADEGNKIYRRSVYTFWKRTSAPPQFSTFDAPSRESCIARRERTNTPLQALLLMNETQFLESAKQLGKQVAEQTELPTLDEKIQWVFQRVTLRPPSPQETNELAGLVEDLLLHYADQPQAAEKLVGTSSAETAAWTMLCSTLLNLDEVLNK from the coding sequence ATGAGCACCATGATCCACCTTCGCTACGTCGTTGGTTGGGCGTTCGTTGTCGCGTTTGCTGCAAACGTTCCCGCCCAACCGGTTGACTTTGGTCGGGATGTGCGTCCGATTTTGTCGGACCATTGTTTCGCTTGTCATGGTCCCGATGAAGAGCATCGCGAAGCGGATTTGCGTTTGGATGCCTCCGTAGGCGTTTTGAGCGTCGTCCAACCGGAACAGGTCGACCAGAGCGAATTGATCTCGCGGATTCTGTCCGACGATGCGGACACGTTGATGCCGCCACCCAAGTTTGGCAAACCGCTTAGCCAGGCCCAAATCGAAATTTTGAAACAATGGGTCGCCCAGGGCGCGACCTATGGGGAACACTGGGCCTTTGAAACGCCACAGAAAAAGAGCGTCCCCGCAGTCGCCATGCCATCGGCGACCGAAGCGATCGATGCGTTTATCGATGCCGAGCTACGCCGCATCGGATTGCCACCCAATGCCGCTGCGGATCGGCGGACCTTGTTGCGACGCGTCAGCTTGGATTTGACCGGGTTGCCTCCTTCGCAGCGTGACGCCGAACAGTTCTTGAACGACACGTCTGCGGAGGCCTACGAGCGTTTGGTCGACCGATTGCTGCAATCGCATCACTACGGCGAACACATGGCACGCTACTGGTTGGACCTAGTTCGATATGGTGACACCCATGGTTTGCATCTGGATAATTTCCGCGAAATGTGGCTGTATCGCGATTGGGTGATCGATGCGTTCAACGAGAACATGCCGATGGACCAATTCATCACCGAGCAACTCGCCGGTGACTTGCTTCCCGAGGCGACCGTTTCGCAAAAAATCGCGAGTGGTTTCAACCGCTTGAACGTGTCCACCAATGAAGGCGGATCGATCGTCGAGGAAGTGTTTGCTCGCAACGTGATCGACCGCACCGATGCCTTTGGAACAATCTTCTTAGGGCTAACCACCGGATGCAGCGTTTGCCATGACCACAAATTTGATCCAATCACGGCAGCCGACTACTATTCCCTCTCCGCATTTTTCAACAGCCTCGATGGCAAGGCGATGGATGGAAACATCAAAGATTCGCCACCCTCGATCCAAGTGGGAACGCCCGAACAATTGAAAGAGGTCGCTGAGTTTGATCAGGCGATCAAAGAGATCCGTCAGCAAATGGAAGGGCCGCTGGAAACGGTCGACCAAGCTCAGCTGATTTGGGAAAGCAGTTTGGGCACAACTCCGAAATCGGAGTGGACGCAGTTGACGCCTGCGACGGCAACCTCCGAAGCGAATGTCGAGATGCGGATTCGCGAGGATCAAGCCGTTGAAGTCGCTGGTAAGGTCGCCGCGAAAGACACCACGACAATTGAGATGCCGCTGCCTGCCAACGAACCCTGGAAAGCGTTGCGTTTGGAAGTGCTAACCGATACTCCAGAGCAACGTGCCGGATTGGCTTCCAACGGCAACGCCGTGCTCAGTGAAATCGTAGTGGAAATGCAGCACGGCGATGATCCCACGCAATGGATCCCAGTGCCGATCCGTGCTGCGATCGCGGACATCGAACAACCCGGTGGATCGTTCGCTGTGAAATACGCCATTGATGGCAAACTCACGCCGAGCGAAGGCTGGGCCATTGGTGGACATCAGCAAACCGGATCGCGAACGGCATGGTTTGATCTTGGCACGTTATTCAGTGAAACCGCCGCAGCGAAATTGCGGGTACAGTTGAAGTATCAATCACAGTTTGCCCAGCACCAATTTCGCGCCGTGCGTTTCTCGTTGTCCACAACGATGCCGTCCACGCCCGAGTCGCATCGGGTTCAGCGCGGCCCGATTCATAGTGTGGGCCCCTTTCCGGTGGCCACGACCGAACTGAGCTACGAACAAACGTTCGCATCCCAAGCCGCCGCGTTCGATGCCAAGGAAACATTCCTGTACGAAGATCGCAACTTCGAGTGGCAGCAACGTGACGACCTATCCGAAGTGGTTGTCAACACACTCGCCACGGTTGCGGATCAGGGCAGTGTGAATCTGTTGCATCAAACCGTTACGTCACCCACGGCTCAAAAGATCACGTTATTGCTGGGGACGAGCGATGGCCATGTCGTCTACCTCAACGGCAAGCAGATCGGGATTTCGCAAGGTGCCCAAGAACTCGATCCATTGGGGAAAGAGCTGGAATTGGATCTCAAAGCGGGCGACAACGAACTCTACATCAAGGTCGTCAATCACGACGGACCGTCGCTGATTTCGTTTGCCTATCGATCGCCGGTGGTGGAGGTTTCGCCGTCGCTCGCCGCCTTGGTCAAGACACCTCCAGCGGATCGCTTACCGGCAGATCGCGACGCGCTGCGGAAATATTATCGTAGCGTCTATTGCTCGCATCCCGATTGGTTGGTGCTCGTCGATCAAGAAAAAGGGATGATGGCTGCGGCGGAAAAAATACGCAGTGAATTCCCTTCGACGCTGATTTGGAAAGAACTTGAAACACCGCGTCAAGCTCACATCATGCTGCGCGGCGCCTATGACCAACTTGGCGCGGCGGTGCCGCGGGCGACGCCTGCGTTTTTGCCGCCGATGGACGAGTCCGATCCCAAGGATCGACTGGGGTTGGCAAAGTGGCTGTTGGCCGACGAGCATCCATTGACGTCACGGGTTGCGGTGAATCGATTTTGGCAACAAGTGTTTGGCACGGGGATTGTCAAAACGAGCGAAGATTTTGGTAGCCAAGGCCAACAACCGAGCCATCCCGATTTGCTCGATTGGTTGGCGGTCGATTTTCGCGAGCAAGGCTGGGACATCAAACGATTGATGAAGTCGATCGTGATGAGTGACGCCTACCAACGTTCGGCGCGATCCGAGCCGATCCATCAAAAACTAGACCCCGGCAATCGTTTATTGGCTCGCGGGCCGCGATTCCGGCTCGATGGCGAAATGCTGCGAGATCAATCGCTTGCCTTGTCGGGCTTGTTGGTTGATCAAATGGGAGGCCCCAGCGTGAAGCCACCGCAACCCGATGGACTGTGGTTGGCGGTCGGATATTCGGGCAGCAATACCGTTCGCTTCAAGGCCGATGAGGGCAACAAGATTTATCGCCGCAGCGTTTATACGTTTTGGAAGCGGACGAGTGCCCCTCCGCAATTCTCCACCTTCGACGCACCGAGCCGCGAATCGTGTATTGCCCGCCGTGAGCGAACCAACACGCCTCTTCAGGCGCTGTTGCTGATGAATGAGACTCAATTCCTCGAGTCGGCCAAGCAGTTGGGCAAGCAAGTCGCCGAGCAAACGGAATTGCCAACCCTCGACGAGAAAATCCAATGGGTGTTTCAGCGAGTGACCCTGCGACCGCCCTCGCCGCAGGAGACAAACGAATTAGCAGGATTGGTGGAAGATCTGCTGCTGCATTACGCCGACCAGCCGCAAGCTGCTGAAAAATTAGTGGGAACGTCATCAGCCGAAACCGCGGCTTGGACGATGCTCTGTAGCACGTTATTGAATCTCGATGAAGTGCTCAACAAGTAG
- a CDS encoding HEAT repeat domain-containing protein: MQNETLIALLGPSADPVAAGWRLRELAENESYDGADLILELSEQEDLVRRSDPAILGGLLHVIHSLVMRSAAASEGETLAKVETQRVRQLDQTLPEATPNRHLLLHLLAMIQSEDALAVLLDRLEQSPPGKWIEAAQAISPLMQNPRWKVGSVFPRLLQCLQYPSLAAPTLDLANFLAREHNISPHPAADNISMLNRLLGEVSARLGNFEENPRAFGDDVETVQSTLGEAVSLAVSLCDAVGLIGDESSIGKLNQTVDLKHRRVQCEAAGALARLGDELGKKRILELTTDPAARLRAIAYADELGFGDLVDPELRSETSTAEAEMSLWLTQPQQMGVPPTSIEVVDSRRMLWPSFTDRVDVHLVRFEYSFGEQQYSNIGITGPVTFAISNDVADLPIDDIYAIYAGWHAEHPEIFVIPAEQFNVAQQRAMQGYVKHLEMLEYEEIKPALLGFFLDEQAGVFTALRGEIECIVVTDGLETLDHTIAGRIRPLAPGDVFNLYKGRKMLRTFNPSSNPSMDE, from the coding sequence TTGCAAAACGAAACGCTTATTGCCTTGCTAGGCCCGTCCGCGGATCCCGTCGCTGCGGGATGGCGGTTGAGAGAACTTGCCGAAAACGAGTCGTACGACGGTGCGGATCTGATCCTTGAGCTGAGCGAGCAAGAGGACTTGGTGCGTCGCTCGGATCCCGCAATTTTGGGCGGACTGTTGCATGTGATCCATAGCTTGGTGATGCGTTCAGCCGCTGCGAGTGAAGGGGAAACCCTCGCAAAAGTCGAAACGCAACGGGTCCGACAACTCGACCAAACGCTGCCCGAGGCAACGCCCAATCGGCATTTGTTATTGCACCTCTTAGCGATGATCCAATCCGAAGATGCGCTCGCGGTCTTGCTCGATCGGCTTGAACAATCTCCGCCTGGGAAGTGGATCGAGGCGGCACAAGCGATCAGTCCCCTGATGCAAAATCCTCGCTGGAAAGTGGGATCGGTGTTTCCCCGCTTGCTGCAATGTTTACAGTACCCATCGCTAGCGGCGCCCACGCTTGATCTGGCCAACTTTCTGGCCCGCGAACACAACATCTCGCCGCATCCCGCGGCGGACAACATTTCGATGTTGAACCGTTTGCTTGGCGAAGTGAGCGCCCGGCTGGGCAACTTTGAAGAAAATCCACGCGCCTTTGGTGACGATGTAGAAACCGTGCAATCGACCTTAGGCGAGGCGGTATCACTGGCGGTGTCGTTATGCGACGCGGTCGGCTTGATCGGGGATGAGTCTTCGATTGGAAAGTTGAATCAAACCGTCGACTTAAAACATCGTCGTGTGCAATGTGAAGCGGCCGGTGCCTTGGCTCGCTTGGGCGATGAACTTGGCAAGAAACGAATCTTGGAATTGACGACCGATCCGGCCGCACGATTGCGCGCGATCGCGTATGCCGATGAACTGGGGTTTGGCGACTTGGTGGATCCCGAGTTGCGTTCGGAAACCTCCACTGCCGAAGCGGAAATGTCCCTGTGGTTGACGCAACCGCAACAGATGGGCGTGCCGCCGACATCGATCGAAGTGGTCGATTCACGTCGCATGTTGTGGCCTAGTTTTACCGATCGCGTCGACGTGCATTTGGTCCGTTTTGAATACAGTTTTGGTGAGCAACAGTACAGCAACATCGGGATCACCGGGCCGGTTACTTTTGCCATTTCCAATGATGTGGCCGATCTGCCGATCGACGATATCTACGCAATCTATGCAGGTTGGCACGCGGAGCACCCCGAGATCTTTGTGATCCCGGCGGAACAGTTCAATGTCGCTCAGCAGCGTGCGATGCAGGGCTACGTGAAGCATCTCGAGATGTTGGAATACGAAGAGATCAAACCCGCTCTATTGGGCTTTTTCCTTGATGAGCAAGCGGGCGTCTTCACCGCCCTGCGCGGTGAAATCGAGTGCATCGTGGTCACCGATGGCTTGGAAACGCTCGATCACACCATCGCAGGTCGAATTCGACCGCTGGCACCCGGAGACGTATTCAATCTCTACAAGGGGCGAAAAATGCTACGCACCTTTAATCCCTCATCGAACCCCAGTATGGATGAATGA
- a CDS encoding DUF1501 domain-containing protein, with product MQTNLRLEQLTRRSFFSRSSAGMGAAALASLDASTAQSASASSTRIGGLPNLPHHEPKARRAIYLFMSGGPSQMDMWDHKPAMADWYDKDLPESIRQGQRLTTMTSGQSRFPIAPSIYKFAPHGAAGTMASELIPQMAKKVDEIALIKTMHTEAINHDPAITYICTGNQLPGKASLGSWLSYGLGTENENLPAFIVMTASWSGRKQAQALYNRLWGSGYLPSKHQGVALRSSGDPVLYLSNPDGVDPAVRRRMLDSLSRLNGATAERLGDPETHARIAQYEMAFRMQTSVPELADISDEPKYILEMYGPDVTTPGTFANCCLMSRRMAERGVRFTQIFHRGWDQHGTLPKDLPNQCRDVDQPSAALLTDLRQRGMLDDTLVVWGGEFGRTIYCQGGLTQTNYGRDHHPKCFTVWLAGGGVQGGVVHGETDEFSYNVVKDPVHIHDLNATILHLMGIDDQRFTYPFLGLDQRLTGVEEPRVVSEILS from the coding sequence ATGCAAACGAACCTTCGGTTGGAACAACTCACGCGGCGATCGTTCTTCTCACGATCTTCGGCCGGTATGGGCGCAGCGGCGTTAGCGTCGTTGGATGCTTCCACGGCTCAATCGGCGAGTGCATCGAGCACCCGCATTGGTGGGCTGCCAAACTTACCGCACCATGAACCCAAGGCGCGACGCGCGATCTACTTGTTCATGTCGGGCGGCCCCAGCCAAATGGACATGTGGGATCACAAACCGGCGATGGCCGATTGGTACGACAAGGATTTGCCCGAATCGATTCGCCAAGGGCAACGCTTGACCACGATGACCAGCGGTCAATCGCGGTTTCCGATCGCACCGAGCATCTACAAGTTTGCTCCACATGGTGCCGCCGGCACGATGGCGAGCGAGTTGATACCGCAGATGGCGAAAAAGGTCGACGAGATCGCGTTGATTAAAACCATGCACACCGAGGCGATCAATCATGATCCGGCGATCACCTATATTTGCACTGGGAATCAATTGCCCGGCAAAGCGAGTCTCGGGTCTTGGTTGAGTTACGGTCTGGGCACCGAGAATGAAAACTTGCCGGCCTTCATCGTGATGACGGCATCTTGGTCGGGACGCAAGCAAGCTCAAGCGCTCTACAACCGATTGTGGGGCAGCGGCTATTTGCCAAGCAAACACCAAGGCGTGGCGCTGCGCAGCAGCGGCGATCCCGTTTTGTACTTGTCCAATCCCGATGGGGTCGATCCTGCGGTGCGGCGACGGATGCTCGATTCGCTTTCGCGGCTCAACGGAGCGACCGCCGAGCGACTTGGGGACCCAGAAACGCACGCCCGTATCGCTCAGTACGAGATGGCGTTCCGAATGCAAACCAGCGTTCCCGAATTGGCGGACATCAGCGACGAACCGAAATACATTCTCGAAATGTACGGCCCCGACGTCACGACACCGGGCACGTTTGCCAATTGTTGTCTGATGTCTCGCCGGATGGCCGAACGAGGTGTTCGTTTTACTCAGATTTTCCATCGCGGTTGGGATCAACATGGAACGCTGCCCAAGGATCTTCCCAATCAATGTCGTGATGTCGACCAGCCTTCGGCCGCATTGCTGACCGATTTGCGACAACGCGGCATGCTTGACGATACGCTCGTCGTATGGGGCGGCGAATTCGGACGCACCATTTATTGCCAAGGCGGACTGACCCAGACCAATTATGGACGCGATCATCACCCGAAATGCTTTACCGTTTGGTTGGCCGGCGGTGGAGTCCAAGGAGGGGTGGTGCATGGCGAAACGGACGAATTTAGCTACAACGTGGTCAAAGACCCCGTGCACATTCATGATCTAAACGCCACAATCCTACATCTGATGGGGATTGATGATCAGCGGTTTACCTATCCATTTCTTGGTCTGGATCAACGTTTGACGGGGGTGGAAGAACCCCGAGTGGTGAGTGAGATCTTGAGTTGA
- a CDS encoding hydantoinase B/oxoprolinase family protein encodes MHLTEVWADVGGTFTDCFVVQQGVRRATKVLSSGKVRVSARRSSGTLNQYHLESHAGALSLPDDFWNGAQVSLLQRDATAIVLGNVVGFDAKRNRITLNLAEQSIQPDRDVAMESGDDSLVLEFDADLEAPVLATRLLLGCKLRAPLPALSVRLGTTRGTNALLTRTGANTTLLVTEGFADVLRIGEQDRPELFALAIEKPTPLTEHVIEVRERIDANGHVLLPLDETILRARLLQTKASRDSSLAICLMHAHVDDTHERHIERVARELGFEQISRSSEVAPLIKLVSRAETTTLDAYLNPILAAYVGRVWQQFGGQDRCRLRMMTSGGNLVTADEFRGRDSVLSGPAGGVVALGHVAKSVGSTSAIGLDMGGTSTDVSRFTGRVGRCYESRVAGLRVLTPMMDIRTVAAGGGSICDSVDGRMVVGPASAGADPGPACYGRGGPLTITDVNLLLGRLPADRFPFPLDESAAQRRIEQVAERLPKSVEFPTLESIAEGFLQIAVTHMAEAVRTVSTAEGNDVRQMSLVGFGGAAGQHLCRVADALQMKRIVDHPDASMLSALGMGLADIGRVVTRGVYAELDTASSAWIAPIVETLRSEARDQLAAENIDGLPMGYSFECDVRYRGTESSLPIPYGPHDDSSLGNQTLPSLAERFHAKHLQTFGYNQPSRPLELVAIRCEATLSPPTSLSKDSHTKPHGLKTSESGKHWDAGGRIERSELKEGDILIAPTMVISDDSTLVVEPGWTGSVLAGGTIQLKRQSEGGTNSETTSESESESENENENEAVLLEVVARRLQGIADSMGEVLRRTAVSVNVKERRDYSCAIFRGDGSLIANAPHVPVHLGAMGHTVRHLMSVFPRMSPGDCYLSNDPFSGGSHLPDITAVTPVFCDPEASRGRPDFFVASRAHHAEIGGRTPGSMPPDATSLAEEGVLIRDFAMVRHGVHYEHELQTLLQSGRYPSRNAAENLADLAAQRAAGEEGVRSLVEMARTYSVAQIDHYMQRLLEVAGDTAQRWIDTLPSEPMSFTDSLDDGTLISVVLERSSDRLRIDFTGTAAVHPFGFNATQAIVTAAVLYVVRMVSGSNLPLCDGVLRDIDLVVPGGLLNPPAHDDPAQCAAVVAGNVETSQRVVDVLLGALGVAAASQGTMNNVLIGDETFGFYETIGGGSGATSDHRGADAVHTHMTNTRITDPEVMESRLPLRVRCFAIRRGSGGAGTHCGGDGIIREFEFLKPLTLSLITGRRTRSPYGVAGGESGEVGKNTLISAGTTETLPWAITREVNAGERLRIETPGGGGWGRCERDPDAEPIHPPQDATP; translated from the coding sequence ATGCACCTCACCGAAGTTTGGGCCGATGTTGGCGGCACGTTTACCGATTGCTTTGTCGTCCAACAAGGAGTGCGTCGAGCAACGAAAGTACTGAGCAGTGGCAAGGTCCGGGTGAGTGCCCGTCGATCCAGCGGAACGCTCAATCAGTATCATCTTGAGAGTCATGCGGGTGCCCTTTCGCTGCCAGATGATTTTTGGAACGGAGCTCAGGTTTCGTTATTGCAAAGGGATGCCACCGCGATCGTGCTCGGGAACGTCGTCGGATTTGATGCGAAACGCAATCGCATTACGCTCAATCTCGCTGAGCAATCGATCCAGCCCGATCGAGACGTGGCGATGGAAAGCGGCGACGATTCGTTGGTACTGGAATTCGACGCTGATTTGGAAGCCCCGGTTTTGGCAACTCGCTTGTTGCTGGGCTGCAAATTGCGCGCCCCCTTGCCGGCCCTTTCGGTTCGCTTGGGAACCACACGAGGCACCAACGCCCTGCTGACTCGCACGGGGGCCAACACCACGTTGTTGGTGACCGAGGGCTTCGCGGACGTGCTGCGGATCGGAGAGCAGGATCGCCCCGAATTGTTTGCCTTGGCGATTGAAAAACCGACACCACTGACCGAACACGTGATCGAAGTGCGTGAGCGCATCGACGCCAACGGCCACGTCCTGTTGCCCCTCGACGAGACAATATTGCGTGCGAGATTGTTACAAACCAAAGCGTCACGTGATTCTTCGTTGGCGATTTGTTTGATGCACGCTCATGTCGATGACACGCATGAGCGTCACATCGAGCGTGTGGCCCGTGAGTTGGGGTTTGAGCAAATCAGTCGATCGAGCGAAGTCGCGCCACTAATCAAACTGGTTTCACGGGCCGAAACGACAACCCTTGACGCTTACTTGAACCCCATTTTAGCGGCATACGTCGGTCGCGTTTGGCAACAATTCGGGGGTCAAGATCGATGTCGATTACGGATGATGACCAGTGGCGGCAATCTGGTAACCGCCGACGAATTTCGCGGTCGCGATAGCGTTTTATCGGGGCCGGCCGGAGGCGTCGTCGCCCTCGGGCATGTTGCCAAGTCGGTGGGATCCACCTCGGCAATCGGATTGGACATGGGGGGAACGAGCACCGATGTCAGCCGGTTCACAGGACGCGTCGGACGATGCTACGAGTCACGCGTCGCGGGACTCCGCGTGCTGACGCCAATGATGGACATTCGCACGGTCGCCGCAGGTGGAGGTTCGATCTGCGATTCTGTGGACGGACGGATGGTGGTGGGCCCGGCGAGTGCGGGCGCGGATCCCGGGCCCGCGTGTTATGGTCGTGGCGGGCCGCTGACGATCACGGATGTCAATCTGTTGCTGGGACGCTTACCCGCCGATCGGTTCCCTTTCCCGTTGGACGAATCGGCGGCGCAGCGGAGGATCGAGCAGGTGGCCGAGCGGCTTCCCAAGAGCGTTGAATTCCCGACCCTGGAATCCATCGCCGAAGGATTTCTTCAGATTGCGGTCACGCACATGGCCGAAGCGGTTCGCACCGTTAGCACGGCCGAAGGCAACGATGTACGACAAATGTCACTGGTCGGATTTGGGGGCGCCGCGGGCCAGCACCTGTGTCGCGTTGCCGATGCGTTGCAGATGAAACGAATCGTGGATCATCCCGATGCCAGCATGCTCAGTGCACTTGGAATGGGGCTGGCCGATATCGGTCGCGTGGTGACTCGCGGAGTCTATGCCGAACTGGACACCGCATCATCGGCGTGGATCGCTCCGATTGTCGAAACGCTGCGCAGCGAAGCTCGTGATCAGCTTGCAGCCGAAAACATCGACGGATTGCCGATGGGGTATTCGTTTGAATGCGACGTGCGATACCGTGGCACGGAATCGTCATTGCCGATCCCCTACGGACCGCACGACGATAGCTCCCTCGGTAATCAAACGCTCCCCTCGCTTGCCGAACGTTTTCACGCCAAGCATCTGCAGACCTTTGGGTACAACCAACCATCTCGGCCGCTCGAGTTGGTCGCGATTCGCTGCGAAGCAACATTGTCCCCCCCGACGTCGCTTAGCAAGGACTCGCACACGAAACCACATGGTTTGAAAACGAGCGAGTCGGGAAAACATTGGGACGCTGGGGGTCGGATCGAACGCTCGGAGCTGAAGGAGGGCGATATCCTCATCGCGCCGACGATGGTGATTAGCGACGATTCCACGTTAGTCGTGGAACCCGGCTGGACCGGCTCGGTATTGGCCGGAGGGACGATCCAACTGAAACGCCAATCCGAGGGAGGAACCAATTCCGAGACCACGTCTGAGTCTGAGTCTGAGTCTGAGAACGAGAACGAGAACGAGGCGGTACTACTCGAGGTGGTCGCGCGACGATTGCAAGGGATTGCCGATTCAATGGGTGAGGTGCTGCGCCGCACGGCGGTTAGCGTGAACGTGAAAGAACGCCGCGATTACAGCTGTGCAATCTTTCGTGGCGACGGCTCTTTGATCGCCAATGCTCCGCACGTGCCCGTGCATTTGGGAGCGATGGGTCATACCGTGCGTCATTTGATGAGTGTCTTCCCGAGGATGTCACCGGGCGACTGTTATCTGAGCAATGATCCGTTTTCCGGAGGCTCCCATCTTCCGGACATTACCGCGGTGACCCCTGTGTTTTGTGATCCCGAGGCGAGTCGAGGCCGCCCCGATTTCTTTGTCGCTTCGCGAGCCCATCATGCCGAGATCGGAGGGCGGACGCCCGGCTCAATGCCTCCGGATGCGACCTCGTTGGCCGAAGAAGGAGTCTTGATTCGAGATTTTGCCATGGTGCGTCACGGCGTTCACTACGAGCATGAATTGCAGACATTGCTACAAAGTGGACGTTATCCGTCACGCAATGCAGCGGAGAACTTGGCCGATCTCGCCGCCCAACGAGCTGCGGGGGAGGAGGGGGTTCGCTCACTCGTCGAGATGGCACGGACATATTCGGTAGCTCAGATCGATCACTACATGCAGCGGTTATTGGAAGTGGCCGGCGATACCGCGCAGCGGTGGATCGACACCCTTCCCAGCGAACCGATGTCGTTTACCGATTCGCTTGATGATGGCACCCTGATTTCGGTTGTGCTTGAACGCTCCAGCGACCGGCTGAGGATCGATTTCACAGGCACGGCGGCGGTGCACCCGTTTGGGTTCAATGCGACCCAGGCGATTGTGACGGCCGCGGTGTTGTACGTGGTGCGGATGGTTTCCGGATCGAATTTACCGCTGTGCGATGGCGTGTTGCGCGACATTGATTTGGTCGTCCCCGGTGGGCTGCTAAATCCACCGGCCCATGACGACCCAGCCCAATGCGCCGCCGTGGTCGCCGGGAATGTGGAAACCAGCCAACGCGTGGTCGATGTGTTGTTGGGGGCGCTCGGGGTTGCCGCCGCTTCACAAGGGACGATGAACAATGTCTTGATCGGCGACGAAACGTTCGGTTTTTATGAAACGATCGGAGGCGGATCCGGAGCGACCTCGGATCATCGCGGCGCCGATGCGGTGCATACTCACATGACCAACACACGGATTACGGATCCCGAGGTGATGGAGAGTCGCTTGCCGCTGCGAGTGCGATGCTTTGCGATTCGCCGCGGCAGCGGAGGTGCGGGAACGCATTGCGGCGGCGACGGCATCATCCGCGAATTCGAGTTTTTGAAACCGTTAACGCTGTCGCTGATCACCGGACGGCGGACGCGTTCCCCGTACGGAGTGGCCGGGGGTGAGTCAGGCGAGGTGGGCAAAAACACGCTAATTTCCGCTGGAACGACCGAAACGCTGCCCTGGGCGATCACTAGAGAGGTAAACGCCGGAGAGCGGTTAAGAATCGAAACGCCGGGCGGCGGCGGTTGGGGACGGTGCGAGCGTGACCCCGACGCGGAGCCGATCCACCCCCCACAGGACGCCACGCCTTAG